DNA from Candidatus Baltobacteraceae bacterium:
CGTTCCGGTGCCGGCTTACGAGCACGTCGGGCTCGGCAAAGCGTTCTCGCAGAGCATCGGCGAGTTCGAATATATTGCGGACGTAACGTTCGGCAGCATCGGCATGATCGTGATGCACTTCACGCAGTACGCCCCGCAGGTGTCGGGAGTGATCGGCATGGGTCAAGCCGCGACGACCATTCAAGATTTCGGATGGGGACCGTATTTGTGGCTGGCGGCGACCATTTCGTTCGCACTGGGACTCTTTAACTTGTTGCCCGTGCCCGCGCTCGACGGAGGCCGTGCCGCCTTCATCGTCGCCGAGCTCCTTCGTGGAAAACCGGTCGATCCGGAAAAGGAGGCAATGGTGCACGTCGCCGGCTTTGCGGCATTGATGGCGTTGATGCTGCTCGTCGCTTTTCACGATATCGCACGCATCGTCAGTGGAAATGGAGTAATGTAGTGGCCGTCCGCCTACGCCGTAAGAGCAAACCGATCTTCCTGCAGAATAAGACCGGTAAATCCGACGCAAAGAGTGTGTGGATCGGCGGCGACTATCCGGTCGTCGTGCAATCGATGACCACGACCGACACCGCGGATGCCGACAAGACGCTCGAGCAGATCTACGGCTTGGCGATGGAGGGCTGCGAAGTCGTTCGCGTCACGGTCAAGGACCCGCCCGACGCCGCCGGTTTACCCGCGATCGTCTATCGCTCGCCGGTGCCGATCGTCGCCGACATTCATTTCGATCACAAGATGGCGCTGGCGGCGATCGAAGCCGGCGTTGCGAAACTGCGTTTGAATCCGGGTAACATCCGCGACCCCAAGAAGGTCGCCGAAGTCGTCACCGCGGCAAAGGCTAAGGGCATTCCGATCCGCGTCGGCGTGAACATGGGATCGCTCGCGCCCGATCTCGAGAAGACCCTGGGACACTCGCCCGAGGCAATGGTGGAATCGGCGCTGCGCCACGTGGCGATGCTCGAAGAGCACGGACACGAAGACATCGCGATCTCGCTCAAGGCGCACGATGTCACGACGACCGTGCACGCCTATCGGCTGATGGATCGGCGCCTGCGCGAGCGCAACACGCCGTACGCGCTGCATCTGGGCATTACCGAAGCCGGCTTGTTGCGCGACGGCACCATTAAATCGTCGATCGGTCTGGGCATTCTGCTCTTCGAGGGCATCGGCGACACGATTCGCGTTTCGCTGGCTGCCGATCCGATCGAAGAAGTGCCCGTCTGCTGGAGCATGCTCAAGGCGTTGGGACTGCGCGAAAAGGGCTTCGAGATCACCGCGTGTCCGTCGTGCGGACGTGCCGAGATTTCGGTGCTCGAACTGGGACAAGCCGTCGAAGCGATTGCAAAATCGTATCAAGCGCCGGTGAAAGTCGCGGTTATGGGCTGTGTCGTCAACGGTCCGGGTGAATCGAAGATGGCCGACGTCGGCGTCGCCGGCGGTAAAGGCAAGGGCGCGATCTACCGCGCGGGTGAGCTCGTCGGCACGTATCCCGAAGACGAGCTGCTCGGCATGCTGCGTCTGGAAATCGAAAAGGTCATCGCCGAAAAATACCCCGCCTACTTGCACGAGATCGGCGCGAAGAGTTGACCTATCGAATCCCGAGTTGGCGTACGCTAACGGTGACGGCGTTCGTTGCGCTCGTCGCGTCGGCGCTATTAGCTTTCTCGCGACCCGCGGTGATGATGGTCGACGGGCAGCGCGTCGAAAGCGACGTCCCTCCCGTCACCACGACCGCGGATAAGGTGTTCGTGCCCCTGCGCTCGCTCGCAGAAGCGCTGGGTGCGCAGACCGACCTCGACGAAAAAGGGCGCATCGACGTCGTGCGGGGTAATCAGTCCCTGCGCGTGCGCGTCGGCGATACCCACGCGACGCTCAACGGCATGCCGCTGACGATGAAGCATCCACCGTTTCGCGTGCGCGGCCGCGTGATGATTTCGCTAAAAACCGTCGCTGCCGCTTTCGGCGTACGCGTGAGTTACGATCCGCGCACGCAGCGTATCGACGTGCTGACGCCCGGAATCGGTCAAGCCACGACCCCCGGCTCTACCGACACGACCCAGTAACCGCATTGTCATCCTGAGCGTAGGCGCGAAGCGCCGAAGTCGAAGGGCAGGCGAATCGCAGCGTTTGAGGCGCCTGCCCTTCGACTTCGCTCGCTGCGCTCGCTACGCTCAGGATGACAAGGCTAGCTAAGCGTACTCGGTGAGGCCTTCGGGTTCTTCGACGGGGACGACGTCGTCGGGATTGGATTTACGGAATCCGTAGCTGAAGAAGAAGATCAGACCGACGACCAGCGCGAGCAGGAACCAGGTCCACGTCGCGCGCGATAGACCAAAAACGGCCAGGAAAAGCGAGAACGCAATTCCGAGCAAGGGAAAGAGCGGCACGAAGGGGACGCGGAACGAGCGCGGCATATCCGGCTTGCGTTTGCGCAGATAGAGCACCCCGGCGCACACGACGGTAAAGGCGATGAGCGTTCCGATGTTCACGAGGTTGAGCAAGTTGTTGAGCGGCACGATCAACGCGAGCACCGCTACCGCGACGCCCGTGATCATCGTCGTGACCATCGGTGTCTGAAACTTTGGGTGAACGGCCGCGACGGCCGGCGGCAGCATGCCGTCGCGCGCCATGACGTAGAAGATCCGCGATTGCCCTAAAAGCGACGCAAGTGCGACGCTGGTGGTGCCCGCCAAAACGCCTACGGTGATGACGGCTGTGAAAATGGGTGAGTGCAGCGGCGCTAATGCGTAGACGAGCGGATTCTTGATCGGCACTTCGTTCCACGGAACCGCACCCACCAGCACGATTGCGGTCGCGCAGTAGATGATCGTGCCGATGACCAGTGCGCCGATGACGCCCACGGGAATGTCGAACTGGGGGCGCTTACATTCCTCCGCCGTCGTCGTCGCGGTGTCGAACCCAATGTAGCTGAAGAAGACGTACGCGCCGATCGCGATGATCCCGTACGGTTGCGCGGTCGACGAATAGTCTGCTACACCGCCGAACGGATGCAGCGTGCCCCAGCCGACGGGATTGAAGTTGGCGAAGTGGCCGGCGTGAAACAGGAGCGCGCCGGCGGCGATGAACACGAGCAGTGCTGAAATCTTCAATACGACGAAAATGTTGTTGACCGTTGCGGACTCGCGAATGCCGATCGACAGCAAGAGGCTCAGGCCGATAACGAAGAGGGCCGCGAGCACGTCGCATTGCGAATGGGCGAGATCCCAGCTGCCGAGTTGCCACCACGATCCGTTGACGACCAGGTTCGATTGCTGTGCCCACGTGGGAAAGGAGATGCCGATCGATTTGATCGCGTCTTGCAAAGCGGCGGAGAACTGCTGCGCGACCGGCGCGGCGCTGATGCCGTATTCGAAAATCAGCGCGAAGCCGATGATCCACGCAAACAGCTTGCCGAGCGTCGCGTACGCGTACGTATAGGCGCTTCCGGCGACGGGAACCATCGCGCCGAGTTCCGCGTAGCACAGGGCCGCGAAGAACGACGTGAGTCCCGCGAGCAAGTACGACACCATGACGGCCGGGCCGGCGCCTTTGACGCCGGTTCCGATGGTCGTGAAGATGCCGCCGCCGATCATCGTTCCTAGCCCGATGGCGACCAGGTCCTTGGCGGTGAGGGCGCGTTTGAGGATTTTGCGCGTGCCAAGCTCGCGCAGCTTATCGACGTTGGTCGTCGCGAATAGCTGGGAAACGAAGGACATTCGCCCACGGTTCGCAGAGGGGAGGGAAGCATCCCCCTCTCCGAATCGGTCAGCGTCAATGGAAGCAGATCCGTACGTTCGCATTCGCTCGAAAGAGCTCTATCGCAATCCGTGGCTAGCCGTCGAGGCGCACGAGATTCTTCATCCCAACGGCGAGCCGGGAGAGCACGTGCTCGTCGTCATTCCAAAGGCCTGCGCGGTCGTGGTGGAAGACGGCGACGATCTCATCTTCGCGCGACAGCCGCGCTTTGGAGCGCGTCGCAGTGTCGTCGAGATCGTCAAGGGTGGTCACGACCCGGGAGAATCGCCGCTCGAGTGCGCGCAGCGCGAGCTTCGCGAGGAGCTCGGTATCGTGGCGGCGTCGTGGACGGAGCTGGGCAGCTTGTTCGAGATCCCGTCGATCGTGAACGAGCCGCTGACGCTGTTCGTCGCGCGCGACCTCACGTTCGAGGCGGCCACGCCCGAGCGCCAAGAGAGCATCGAGCTCGTCCGCTATCCCATTCGTACCGCGCTTCACTACGCGCTCGACGGCGTTATTGACGATGCCGTGACGGTTGCGGCACTCTTCCGTTATGCCGCTACGAAGGGATTCGTCCGGCCGCCGTCGTGAAGAGACAGGTCGTGCGCAGAATTCAGGCGGCTTTCTATGGCGCGCTCGTCTTGGTGACCGGAGCAATTTCGGCCATCCTGGCGCACGTCGTCATCGACGTTGCCGGCGATTATCTGCTGCCGCACGACGCCTACGACGGCATGGAGCATCACTCGCGCGCCGTCTTCGCGGCAATCACCGTTACGTTGACGGCCGTCGTCGCGCTGCGCTTTCTCTGGGAAGCCCTGGATCGCCGCTGCACGTCGCTGACCGAGCTTCTGCGCGGTCTGCGCGCCGCGCGCGGCGCATCGCCGTGGCGATTCGTCGCGCTGGTCGTGGCCGTTGCGTTCGCCGCACTGCTGGCGATGGAGTACGCCGACGCGCTGAGCGATCGCGTCGTCGTCAACGGATTCGAGGATCTGCTCGGCGGTTCGTTTTGGCTTGGTATGAGCAGCGTGACGCTCGTGAGCGTCGCGGTAGCCTGGTGCGTACGCTTTGCACTTCACGCACTTGCCGATTGGGAACCCGTCATCGCGGCCCTTGTCGAGCGGCTGCTGGGCCGGCGCAGTCACCGGTCGCCGTCGCTCGCGACGCACGAACCGCTCACCATCACGCTCGACGGCGCTTGCCGTCTCGCGCGGCGTTCCGGAAAACGCGCACCGCCGCTCTTCACTCCCGCTTGATCTAACACATACAGCACCTTTTCCGGGAGTGTCCATTTGCAACGCCTCATCAGGCGCGTGTCTCGGACGGCACGCGCGTTCTCACTGCTTGCAGCGATAGTACTGCTCTTCGCGGTGCGCGCCCTCGCCGACGAGCATCACGACAACCACGAGCATCGCGACGTGCACGGAACCGTCGCGACGAGCGATGGCAATCCGATCGCCAATGCCAGCATTACGCTCAACGGCGGCCGGAAAATCGTTCGCGCGACGAGCGACGTGCGCGGGCGGTTCGAGCTCAAAGAGGTTCGGGCGGGCACGTATTTGATTTCCGTCGTGGCGCCGGGATACAGCCCGATCTCGGGGCGCACCATCGACGTCGGGGGCGATCGCGAAACGCGGCTGTCGCTCGTTATGGAACCGGAGACGACGAGCTCACTGACCGTGATCGGCGACGTCATCTCAAACGCCGGCTCGACCGTGTCCACGTCGTCCGCACCGAGCGTCAACATCAACGCGCAGACGGCGGCCGCCCAGGGAACGACGTCGGTGAGCGACATGCTCTGGGGAGAGATGGGGACGACGCCGTCGCTGCCGCTGGGCGGTGGAAGCAACGCAATCGTCAGCATGGCCGTGCGCGGTCCCGATCCAACCGAAACGCTCGTGGATATCGACGGGCATCAAGTCAACAACGGCAACACCGGCGACTTCGATCTCTCGCTGCTCGATCCGGCGGCGCTGGCCGACGTGCAAGTCGTCTACGGCATTTCGCCGTCGTCGCTGGTCGGACCGAACACGCTCGGCGGAGCGGTCAACATCGTTACGCTTCAACCCAGCGCCCAGCCGCAAACCCTGCTGCGCGGATTTTTGGGGTCGTTCGGCAGCACAGGCCAGACGCTGCAAACGACTGGAAGCAGCGGACGCTTCGGCTATGCCGCATCGTTGCACCGGGCGACGTCGCTCGGCAGCGTCAATCAATCGGTGGTGAACTCCGACGGCGACGCTGCAACCGTCGGGAGCGACTTCTTCGGCGAAACGATGCTCTCGAAACTGCGTTACCAGCTCGGCGACGGATACGGGTATCTGCAGCTGAGCGTCCGCGATCAGGCCGTCAACGAAGATCTCTCGTCGCTGCTCACCAACTATACTCCTTCGGGCTTCGGCGGCGGCGACGACGCGATCGCGCGATTCGCGCCGCACGACGACCCGAGCGACGGCGGTTATCAGACGTTCGCGGGAACGTCGATGGCGTCGCATCAAGCGAACTACGGATTCGATGCCGTCGTTCCGCTAGGGCCCTCGATCGACGGCGGCGCACCGGCGACGACGTTGTCGTTTAGTCACTTGACGACCTTGGCGCAGCAATCCGTCGACGGTCCGGGGGCGCAGACGAGCCCGTACCTGTACAATCAGCGCGATCTGCTCGGCGACGATTGGATGCAGGTCGATCATCAGTTCGCCAAAGGCGATCTCTCGCTGAAGTACGACCTGTTGACCGAGGCGATGTCGACGCAATACGTGCCGGGTGCCGTGAGTGCCGACGTCATCGGGATCGGCCTGCCGAGCACCGCAAAGCAGCAAGGACCGCTCGATATTCCGCTTGCCCAGACGCAGCGGTATATCGTCGCGCGATACGACGGCAATCCGAGCACGTTCTTTCACTACTCGCTAGCCGCGTACGACAGCACGTTTAGCACCTTCGGTCATCACACCGACCCCCGGGCGGGCGTCGTTTGGACGCCCACGTCGCGGACGTCGGTTCGTGCGTCGGTCGGAACGACGTTTCAAGTCCCGCAGTTGTCGTCGCTGTTCGTGCCGCCGGTGCCTCCTCCGCCGTCGGGCGGCGTGATTTCAATCGGCAATCCAAACCTCAAACCGGACTTCGCGACGGAATACGATCTGGGCGCGGAGCAAATCTTCGGTCAAGACGGAAGCCAGCTGCATCTGTCGGCCGACGTCTACCGGACGAACATCCGAGCGGCGATCAACATCCTGGCAGTCACTCCACAACCGGGATGCAAGAAGCACTGCCCCATAGTGATGCCCATCAACGCAGGCGATCAGGTCTATCGCGGCATCGACCTTCACGCCGAGCAGCAGCTGGGCAAGCAATACCGTCTTCGTTTCGGATGGAGTCTGGATAGTTCGTACTTTTCGAAGGTACCGGCGAACGTTCAGGACGGGACGATCGTCGTGGGCGAGCAAACGCTGGGCGAACCGCTCCACAAAGCGTATCTCGGCATCGAACGCGACGTCCAGCGCGGATGGGTGTACGGCGCCGATCTCGATTGGGAAGGAACGTATAACGAGCTCAATCGCTCGCCGTACGCTACGCTAGACGCGCACGTCGCCTACCGGACGAACCGTTTCGAAATCGGCGCCTACGGAACCAACCTGACCAACGTGTATGCCAATCCGTTCACGGTCATCGGCGGCGGCGTTCTCTACGGATCGCTGCCGGGAACGCCTACGATCCCGACGGACGCGTACGTGTTACAGGGCGCGAAGGTCGTCTTCGTCGTGACGGACAGAATGTAGCCGCGTTTACTCCGGAGGGCGCGTCGTGGGATTCCAAAGATACTCCGGCTCCCCCAGCGAGTCGTTAATCCAGCGCGACCACACGAAGAGCGCGTCGGAAAGACGATTGAGATAGCGCAGCGCGTCCTCGGAAATGCCTTCCTCCTTCTCGCGCAAGGTGACGAGGTGGCGTTCGGCGCGGCGGCAGATCGTGCGTGCGAGATGCAGATGCGCCCCCGGCAGCGATCCGCCGGGAAGAATGAACGTGTCGAGCGGTACGAGGTCGTGCTGGGCTTCGTCGATCGCGCGTTCGAGCGCCGCAGCGTCATCGGCATCGACGAGCGGCATGCCTTCCCAGCGATCCTTCGGCAACGTTGCGAGTTCGCTGCCGAGATTGAACAGCTCGTCCTGCGTCCACGCGAGCCACGCGTCTAAGCGCGCCGCGCGCGGGTTGTCGCGCAACGGCCGGAGCGCCGATCGCACGACGCCGATCGCGCTGGAAAGCTCGTCGACCGTGCCGTACGTTTCGATGCGCGGCAGGTTCTTGGCGACGCGCTGGCCGCCGACGAGCCCCGTCGCGCCGCTGTCGCCGGTGCGCGTGTAAATTCGCGTGTACTTTGCCATGAATGTAAAGGCTTCGCCACGGCCTGATGAAGCCCGGCCAAAGGGACGCTTTTTGGACGAACGGGCCGCATGCTGCTAGCATGGCAACGGCGATGTATCTGACGGTGTCCATCGGCTTGCTCCTGATGCTGTTCTGGAAGTACGCTTCGTCGGAACGCGCCCGGCGCCGGCGCGGCTGGTCGTTCGACCGGGCCGAGCGCGCAGAAGATCGGGAGGGCGCGATGGTACGGAGCGCGTCGAACTCTCGCGGGTGGCGGTAGATCGCTCCGGAAGCCGAAGCCTATTGCGCGCTGCCGTTCAATCGACAGCTGCTCGCGCACGCCAACGGTCGAGAAACTCGCACAACTCGCCGTAGTTTGTGAAGTAGTGGCGCTGACCCGACGAGACGTGGGTCACCGAGGCGCGCCAAAGACTACGGACCATTCGATCGCTCTCAGACCAGATCCGAATGACGAACATCTCGTCGCGGGAACGGCGTTGCGTGCTGGCCATGTTCGTATTATCTGGGCCTCGCGTCCACAAACCGTCCAGGTGTGAAGGGCTCGGGGGATCGGTCCCCGACCGCCTTCGGAGGGTCCTGGACGCTGGATGGACGGGAGCCGGACGATAATTAACGATACAGGTCACCTAGATATGGAGCGATTGGTTATCCGGCTCTTTGGAGAGCCGGGAGCGTTCTTCGACGGTAAGCCGTGGAAATGGTCGGCTCCGCCGCGTTGTTTCCCATTGCTGGCGCTTTTGGGACTTGCGCGCGAGACACCGCCGACGCGGGCTTGGCTGGCATCGACGATGTGGCCCGAAGAGATCGAGTCGGACGCGCGATCGAACCTGCGGCGCCACCTTCACCGGCTAGCTCGGGCCCTGCCGCAAGTCGAAGGCGTCGAATGGATTCGCGGCGACGAGCGATCGATCGCGTGGAATGACGCGGCGCCGGCGCGGCTCGACGTTCGCGCGTTTGAAGAAGCCGTCGCCGATCCCGCGCGCCGCGCCGAGGCCGTCGAGATGTACCGCGGCGATTTGCTCGAGGGATTCTACGATGAATACATTTTGGCCGAACGAGAACGGCTGCGTACGCTGTATACCGACGCGCTCGCGGATCTGATCCGCGAAGCACGCGCAAAACGCGATCTGCCCTCGGCCGTCCGTTTTGCCGAGCGTTTGCTGGCCGAGGACGAATGGCGCGAAGACGCGCTGCGCGAGTGGATTTCGGCGAAATACGCTTCGGGCGATCGCTCGGGCGCGCTTGCCGGCTACGAGCGGTTCGCGCGCCGTTTGCGCGAGGAGTTTTCCTCCGAGCCGATGCCGGAAACGACGGCACTGCGCGACGCGGTGCGAGCCGGAATCGCGTTGCCCGACGATCCGCAAGACGTACTGGAACATTCGGTGTCCTCGCTTGCGGCCGTTCGATCCCCGTTCGTGGGGCGATCGGACGAGATGGAGAAGCTGCGCTCTGCGTGGACGCGCGCGGCGCGTAAGAGCGGAAGCGTGGCGTTCGTTTCGGGCGAGGCGGGTATCGGCAAATCGCGTCTCGTCGCCGAACTCGTAGCAATCGTGCGCGACCAAGGCGGCCACGCGCTCGTCGGAACGACGTCGAATCCGGAGGGCGAACCGTATCAGGCCGTTCTTTCGGCGCTGCGCGCGGGCTTGCCGAAAATCGCTCAGGCGCAACTCGATCGCGCGTGGCTCTCGTCGTTGGCCGGCGTTCTCCCCGAGATACACAGCCTTCGGCCCGACCTCAACGAAACCGAGGCGATCGAAAACGGCCGCGCGCGCGAGCGGCTGTTCGAGGCGTTCGTGCGAACCGTCGCGCAGCTCGGCGCGATGCGTCCGCTGTGCATCGTGCTGGAAGATCTGCACTGGGCCGGTCCCGCGACGATCGACGTACTGGCGGCGCTCGCGCGACGCGTGGGAACGCTGCCGGTGCTGGTCGTGGCGACGTACCGCAGCGAAGAATCGGCAACCGGCCATCCGTTACGGGAGTTGCGGACGCAGCTCGTGTCGGAGCGGCGTGCAATCGCCATTCCGCTCGAGCGCCTGTCGGAGTCGGACGTCACAAACGTGGTAAAGGCGCTCGCGGGCGACGATGCCGGCGCGACGCTCGGCGACAGCGTCGTGCGTTTGAGCGAAGGAAACCCGCTCTTCGTCGTGCAGCTGCTCGAGGGATATCGCGAGACGGGTGAAGTTCCCGACACCTCGCACGCGTTGCGCAGCGTCGGCGACGTCATCGGCGCACGCGCTAGCCGGCTGGACGACGAGGTACGTGCGGTCGCCGAAACCGCCGCGACGATCGGGCAGTCGTTTTCAGCCGACGTGGTCGCCGATATCGGCGGCTGGGACGAAAACGCCGTGCTGGACGCCGTAGGTGCGTTGATCGATCGTGCGCTCGTTCGCGAAAGTGGAAACGGATCGCTCGAATATGCATTCACGCACGCGTTGATCGCGGCGTCGATTTACGAGTGCTCCGATCCCGAGCAGCGAGCCGCGCGTCACCGGCGAGCGGCACAGGTTCTCCAACGGCGGCACGGCAGCGATCGCGCCGAAAAGGCGGCGATCGCGCGGCACTGGAACCTCGCCGGCGATGCGTCGCGCGCCGCGGCGGCGTACGTGACGGCGGCGCAGGCGGCGCTCGACGTGTACGCGCGCGAAGAAGCGATTTCACACGCGTATGCCGCCTTCGCTCTTGCACCGGACGACCGGCTGCGGTTTGAAGCGCTCGAGATCGCGTGCCGCACGCAGATCCGCACCGGCGTCGTCGAGCGTTGGAAGCGCGATGTAGATCGGCTGGTTAGAGTCGCGTCTTCGCTGGGAATTGACGAACAGTTTGCCGCGCTCAAGCTGCAGGAACGCTATGCAGCCCAGATCGTCGACTACTCACTCGAGCTATCGGCCGTCGACGCAATGTTTGCCCTGGCGAAACGCTCCGGAAACGAGGAGCATCTCGCGGAAGCGTATTATGCGCGCGGATTCTTGGAAGGCCAGCGCGGCGACGTCGGTGCCAGTCTCGCAACGCTCTCCACGGCACGCGAAATCGCGTCGAAGCTTCCCGTCGACGATCTCAACGCGCGGATCGGGCGGCAGTTCGTCAGCATGCTCGGGCGCTCGGGAAACCTCGCGCGGGCGCGGTCGGAACTCTCGGTGCAGCGCCAGCTGGTCGAGAGCGCAAACGCGTCGGCCGACCGGCGTTTGGATTTGCTGGCTTCCGAATCGACGCTCGCCGCGATGCTCGAAGACGGCGCGTGGATGGAGCGCATCGGAACCGAGATGATGTCGCTGGCGTGCACGATCGGTGACGAGTACCTCGAAGCACGCGCCTATGCGACGCTGGCCCACTCAGCGTACATGCGCCGCGATTTCGCCGCGATTCGCAGTAACTACGATCGGGCGATCGAGCACTTCACCAACGTCGGCGAGCTGCGCGCCGTACGGGTGACGTACATCAATCGCAGCGAGCTGGAGCTGCGCGTCGGACGCGTTGACGAAGCGATGCGATGGCTCGAAAAATGTTTATCGGGCGGGGATCAGCTGCACGGCCTCGACGGCGTCAGCGCGTATCGCCTCAACCGTATCGAGGCACTCTTGCTGCTCGGCCGCGCGCGCGAAGCGTTGGCCGAGGCACACGAGGCCTACGAACTGAGCTTGAGCGTCTCCGAGACGCGTTTCATGGATCAGGCGCTCACCGTGCTCGGCGCGGCCGAGTCGCTGACCGGGGACGTTGACGGTGCGGTCAAACATTTGAGCGAGGCGTTGGAAATGGCCCGTACGCGTGAGGCGTGGGGCGACTACGCAACGACGCTATGTTACCTCGTCGAGGCGTTGTTGAGCGCGGGGCGCATCGACGATGCACGCCGCTACGGCGATGGCCTCGAGGAAACGTTTTTGCACTATCATGCGCTGACGATTCATCCGACGCGGCTGTGCGCGACTTTGGCTCGCGTGGCCGAAGATTCCGGCGACGCGGCCGGCGCGCAGGTCTGGAGAACCCGCGGTTTGTCGTTGCTGGAGGCGGAGCTCAAGCGGTTCAGCGATCCAGCCGACGTCTCGGCGTATTCGTCGTTACCGTTTAATCGCGCGCTGCTCGAGGGCGCCGCGATGACGGCCTAAACGACCGCGGGCCGTTCGCGGCAGCGATCGATGAACTCGCAGAGCTCGCCATAGTTGGTGAAGTAGTGCCGCTCGCGGGACGTCACGTGCGTGACCTGCGCCCGCCAGCGTCCCGAAGGCTTGTCGCCGTCGTCTCGCCACATCCGAACGACGAAGAGATGGTCGCGTACCCGCGGGCGTTCGGCTTCACTCATGAAGCAATTGTAAAGAGACCGCCGTCCAGAACTCGTCCATATGGCCCGGCCGGGCGCAGGCGAAGCGCCGGTTTGGGTCAAAACGGGGCCGGTCATGTCCGATGGCTCCCACGTCCCCGTCGTTAAGGAGATCCCTCCGAAAGCGGCCGACCTCTCCGCGTGGTACACCGCCGCTTGCCTAAAGGCCGAGCTGGTGTCGTACTCGCCGGTGCGCGGCTGCGTCGTCCTGCGGCCCTACGGATTCGGTTTGTGGGAGAACCTGCAGCGCCATCTCGACGAGCGATTCAAAGCGACCGGCCACGAGAACGCGTACTTTCCGCTGCTGATTCCCGAATCGCTATTGATGAAGGAAGCGCAGCACGTGGAAGGCTTCGCGCCCGAAGTGGCGTGGGTAACGCAGGGCGGCCAGGAAGAGCTCACCGAGCGTTTGGCAATCCGGCCGACCTCTGAGGTCATCATCGGCACGATGTACGCACAGTGGGTCGAATCGTATCGCGATCTGCCGATCCTCATCAATCAGTGGGCCAACGTCGTGCGGTGGGAGAAGGCGACGCGTCCGTTCTTGCGGACGATGGAGTTTCTCTGGCAGGAAGGTCACACGGCGCACGC
Protein-coding regions in this window:
- the ispG gene encoding flavodoxin-dependent (E)-4-hydroxy-3-methylbut-2-enyl-diphosphate synthase, yielding MAVRLRRKSKPIFLQNKTGKSDAKSVWIGGDYPVVVQSMTTTDTADADKTLEQIYGLAMEGCEVVRVTVKDPPDAAGLPAIVYRSPVPIVADIHFDHKMALAAIEAGVAKLRLNPGNIRDPKKVAEVVTAAKAKGIPIRVGVNMGSLAPDLEKTLGHSPEAMVESALRHVAMLEEHGHEDIAISLKAHDVTTTVHAYRLMDRRLRERNTPYALHLGITEAGLLRDGTIKSSIGLGILLFEGIGDTIRVSLAADPIEEVPVCWSMLKALGLREKGFEITACPSCGRAEISVLELGQAVEAIAKSYQAPVKVAVMGCVVNGPGESKMADVGVAGGKGKGAIYRAGELVGTYPEDELLGMLRLEIEKVIAEKYPAYLHEIGAKS
- a CDS encoding copper amine oxidase N-terminal domain-containing protein — its product is MTYRIPSWRTLTVTAFVALVASALLAFSRPAVMMVDGQRVESDVPPVTTTADKVFVPLRSLAEALGAQTDLDEKGRIDVVRGNQSLRVRVGDTHATLNGMPLTMKHPPFRVRGRVMISLKTVAAAFGVRVSYDPRTQRIDVLTPGIGQATTPGSTDTTQ
- a CDS encoding amino acid permease, with the translated sequence MSFVSQLFATTNVDKLRELGTRKILKRALTAKDLVAIGLGTMIGGGIFTTIGTGVKGAGPAVMVSYLLAGLTSFFAALCYAELGAMVPVAGSAYTYAYATLGKLFAWIIGFALIFEYGISAAPVAQQFSAALQDAIKSIGISFPTWAQQSNLVVNGSWWQLGSWDLAHSQCDVLAALFVIGLSLLLSIGIRESATVNNIFVVLKISALLVFIAAGALLFHAGHFANFNPVGWGTLHPFGGVADYSSTAQPYGIIAIGAYVFFSYIGFDTATTTAEECKRPQFDIPVGVIGALVIGTIIYCATAIVLVGAVPWNEVPIKNPLVYALAPLHSPIFTAVITVGVLAGTTSVALASLLGQSRIFYVMARDGMLPPAVAAVHPKFQTPMVTTMITGVAVAVLALIVPLNNLLNLVNIGTLIAFTVVCAGVLYLRKRKPDMPRSFRVPFVPLFPLLGIAFSLFLAVFGLSRATWTWFLLALVVGLIFFFSYGFRKSNPDDVVPVEEPEGLTEYA
- a CDS encoding NUDIX hydrolase, whose amino-acid sequence is MEADPYVRIRSKELYRNPWLAVEAHEILHPNGEPGEHVLVVIPKACAVVVEDGDDLIFARQPRFGARRSVVEIVKGGHDPGESPLECAQRELREELGIVAASWTELGSLFEIPSIVNEPLTLFVARDLTFEAATPERQESIELVRYPIRTALHYALDGVIDDAVTVAALFRYAATKGFVRPPS
- a CDS encoding TonB-dependent receptor encodes the protein MSRTARAFSLLAAIVLLFAVRALADEHHDNHEHRDVHGTVATSDGNPIANASITLNGGRKIVRATSDVRGRFELKEVRAGTYLISVVAPGYSPISGRTIDVGGDRETRLSLVMEPETTSSLTVIGDVISNAGSTVSTSSAPSVNINAQTAAAQGTTSVSDMLWGEMGTTPSLPLGGGSNAIVSMAVRGPDPTETLVDIDGHQVNNGNTGDFDLSLLDPAALADVQVVYGISPSSLVGPNTLGGAVNIVTLQPSAQPQTLLRGFLGSFGSTGQTLQTTGSSGRFGYAASLHRATSLGSVNQSVVNSDGDAATVGSDFFGETMLSKLRYQLGDGYGYLQLSVRDQAVNEDLSSLLTNYTPSGFGGGDDAIARFAPHDDPSDGGYQTFAGTSMASHQANYGFDAVVPLGPSIDGGAPATTLSFSHLTTLAQQSVDGPGAQTSPYLYNQRDLLGDDWMQVDHQFAKGDLSLKYDLLTEAMSTQYVPGAVSADVIGIGLPSTAKQQGPLDIPLAQTQRYIVARYDGNPSTFFHYSLAAYDSTFSTFGHHTDPRAGVVWTPTSRTSVRASVGTTFQVPQLSSLFVPPVPPPPSGGVISIGNPNLKPDFATEYDLGAEQIFGQDGSQLHLSADVYRTNIRAAINILAVTPQPGCKKHCPIVMPINAGDQVYRGIDLHAEQQLGKQYRLRFGWSLDSSYFSKVPANVQDGTIVVGEQTLGEPLHKAYLGIERDVQRGWVYGADLDWEGTYNELNRSPYATLDAHVAYRTNRFEIGAYGTNLTNVYANPFTVIGGGVLYGSLPGTPTIPTDAYVLQGAKVVFVVTDRM
- a CDS encoding cob(I)yrinic acid a,c-diamide adenosyltransferase; this encodes MAKYTRIYTRTGDSGATGLVGGQRVAKNLPRIETYGTVDELSSAIGVVRSALRPLRDNPRAARLDAWLAWTQDELFNLGSELATLPKDRWEGMPLVDADDAAALERAIDEAQHDLVPLDTFILPGGSLPGAHLHLARTICRRAERHLVTLREKEEGISEDALRYLNRLSDALFVWSRWINDSLGEPEYLWNPTTRPPE